One window of the Oncorhynchus gorbuscha isolate QuinsamMale2020 ecotype Even-year linkage group LG17, OgorEven_v1.0, whole genome shotgun sequence genome contains the following:
- the LOC124001330 gene encoding basic proline-rich protein-like isoform X2, with protein MDFSLADAIADDVPGQAEKAANPNPAAPNGPPPTNPGWPGSAPGAPTQPSAPGGFPGGPQSGPRAPGQFPGSQGSFSSGPGAPGQYPGAPSAPGGFPPGPGVPAQYPAGPGAPGQYPAGPGAPGQYPAGPGAPGQYPAGPGAPGQYPAGPGAPGQYPAGPGAPGQYPAGPGAPGQYPAGPGAPGQYPAGPGAPGQYPAGPGAPGQYPAGPGAPGQYPAGPGAPGQYPAGPGAPGQYPPGPGAPGQFPGAPMQYPSGPFQTSPGAPTGPYPNVPYPGAQPGGGMYGPGGPGAAFPGGAFPPIPPGSWGPRGGGGFPSQPGHPGPMGPYGGQAAPGGMPPRHNIPYPPHF; from the exons ATGGATTTCTCG CTGGCAGATGCCATAGCTGACGATGTCCCGGGCCAAGCTGAGAAAGCGGCTAACCCCAACCCAGCCGCCCCCAACGGCCCTCCGCCCACTAACCCAGGATGGCCTGGTTCGGCCCCCGGAGCCCCCACACAGCCTTCTGCTCCTGGGGGATTCCCTGGGGGGCCACAGTCTGGTCCAAGGGCCCCAGGGCAGTTCCCTGGAAGTCAAGGATCCTTCTCTTCCGGTCCCGGAGCACCAGGGCAGTATCCTGGAGCTCCCTCTGCCCCTGGTGGGTTCCCGCCCGGCCCAGGGGTACCGGCACAGTACCCAGCTGGACCTGGAGCCCCGGGACAGTACCCAGCTGGACCTGGAGCCCCTGGACAGTACCCAGCTGGACCTGGAGCCCCGGGACAGTACCCAGCTGGACCTGGAGCCCCTGGACAGTACCCAGCTGGACCTGGAGCCCCTGGACAGTACCCAGCTGGGCCTGGAGCCCCGGGACAGTACCCAGCTGGACCTGGAGCCCCAGGACAGTACCCAGCTGGGCCAGGAGCCCCAGGACAGTACCCAGCTGGGCCTGGAGCCCCGGGACAGTACCCAGCTGGACCTGGAGCCCCTGGACAGTACCCAGCTGGACCTGGAGCCCCAGGACAGTACCCAGCTGGACCTGGAGCCCCAGGACAGTACCCAGCTGGGCCAGGAGCTCCGGGGCAATACCCACCCGGGCCTGGAGCCCCTGGACAGTTCCCTGGAGCCCCCATGCAGTACCCGTCTGGACCCTTCCAAACTAGCCCCGGAGCACCAACAGGACCCTACCCCAATGTGCCTTACCCAGGAGCCCAGCCTGGTGGGGGGATGTATGGTCCTGGAGGTCCAGGAGCTGCCTTCCCTGGTGGAGCCTTCCCTCCCATCCCCCCTGGATCATGGGGTCCTCGCGGTGGTGGAGGCTTTCCTTCCCAGCCCGGCCACCCAGGGCCCATGGGACCATACGGGGGGCAAGCAGCTCCAGGAGGCATGCCG CCCAGACATAATATACCATATCCACCACATTTTTGA
- the LOC124001330 gene encoding uncharacterized protein LOC124001330 isoform X1, protein MSRAKLRKRLTPTQPPPTALRPLTQDGLVRPPEPPHSLLLLGDSLGGHSLVQGPQGSSLEVKDPSLPVPEHQGSILELPLPLVGSRPAQGYRHSTQLDLEPRDSTQLDLEPLDSTQLDLEPRDSTQLDLEPLDSTQLDLEPLDSTQLGLEPRDSTQLDLEPQDSTQLGQEPQDSTQLGLEPRDSTQLDLEPLDSTQLDLEPQDSTQLDLEPQDSTQLGQELRGNTHPGLEPLDSSLEPPCSTRLDPSKLAPEHQQDPTPMCLTQEPSLVGGCMVLEVQELPSLVEPSLPSPLDHGVLAVVEAFLPSPATQGPWDHTGGKQLQEACRNSTAITLYWSEVFSAGRKPQKTRQGKTTEHLQ, encoded by the exons ATGTCCCGGGCCAAGCTGAGAAAGCGGCTAACCCCAACCCAGCCGCCCCCAACGGCCCTCCGCCCACTAACCCAGGATGGCCTGGTTCGGCCCCCGGAGCCCCCACACAGCCTTCTGCTCCTGGGGGATTCCCTGGGGGGCCACAGTCTGGTCCAAGGGCCCCAGGGCAGTTCCCTGGAAGTCAAGGATCCTTCTCTTCCGGTCCCGGAGCACCAGGGCAGTATCCTGGAGCTCCCTCTGCCCCTGGTGGGTTCCCGCCCGGCCCAGGGGTACCGGCACAGTACCCAGCTGGACCTGGAGCCCCGGGACAGTACCCAGCTGGACCTGGAGCCCCTGGACAGTACCCAGCTGGACCTGGAGCCCCGGGACAGTACCCAGCTGGACCTGGAGCCCCTGGACAGTACCCAGCTGGACCTGGAGCCCCTGGACAGTACCCAGCTGGGCCTGGAGCCCCGGGACAGTACCCAGCTGGACCTGGAGCCCCAGGACAGTACCCAGCTGGGCCAGGAGCCCCAGGACAGTACCCAGCTGGGCCTGGAGCCCCGGGACAGTACCCAGCTGGACCTGGAGCCCCTGGACAGTACCCAGCTGGACCTGGAGCCCCAGGACAGTACCCAGCTGGACCTGGAGCCCCAGGACAGTACCCAGCTGGGCCAGGAGCTCCGGGGCAATACCCACCCGGGCCTGGAGCCCCTGGACAGTTCCCTGGAGCCCCCATGCAGTACCCGTCTGGACCCTTCCAAACTAGCCCCGGAGCACCAACAGGACCCTACCCCAATGTGCCTTACCCAGGAGCCCAGCCTGGTGGGGGGATGTATGGTCCTGGAGGTCCAGGAGCTGCCTTCCCTGGTGGAGCCTTCCCTCCCATCCCCCCTGGATCATGGGGTCCTCGCGGTGGTGGAGGCTTTCCTTCCCAGCCCGGCCACCCAGGGCCCATGGGACCATACGGGGGGCAAGCAGCTCCAGGAGGCATGCCG AAACAGCACTGCAATAACATTATACTGGTCTGAGGTGTTTTCTGCAGGGCGCAAACCGCAAAAGACAAGGCAAGGCAAAACAACAGAACATTTACAGTAA
- the LOC124001330 gene encoding basic proline-rich protein-like isoform X3, which translates to MDFSLADAIADDVPGQAEKAANPNPAAPNGPPPTNPGWPGSAPGAPTQPSAPGGFPGGPQSGPRAPGQFPGSQGSFSSGPGAPGQYPGAPSAPGGFPPGPGVPAQYPAGPGAPGQYPAGPGAPGQYPAGPGAPGQYPAGPGAPGQYPAGPGAPGQYPAGPGAPGQYPAGPGAPGQYPAGPGAPGQYPAGPGAPGQYPAGPGAPGQYPAGPGAPGQYPAGPGAPGQYPAGPGAPGQYPPGPGAPGQFPGAPMQYPSGPFQTSPGAPTGPYPNVPYPGAQPGGGMYGPGGPGAAFPGGAFPPIPPGSWGPRGGGGFPSQPGHPGPMGPYGGQAAPGGMPKQHCNNIILV; encoded by the exons ATGGATTTCTCG CTGGCAGATGCCATAGCTGACGATGTCCCGGGCCAAGCTGAGAAAGCGGCTAACCCCAACCCAGCCGCCCCCAACGGCCCTCCGCCCACTAACCCAGGATGGCCTGGTTCGGCCCCCGGAGCCCCCACACAGCCTTCTGCTCCTGGGGGATTCCCTGGGGGGCCACAGTCTGGTCCAAGGGCCCCAGGGCAGTTCCCTGGAAGTCAAGGATCCTTCTCTTCCGGTCCCGGAGCACCAGGGCAGTATCCTGGAGCTCCCTCTGCCCCTGGTGGGTTCCCGCCCGGCCCAGGGGTACCGGCACAGTACCCAGCTGGACCTGGAGCCCCGGGACAGTACCCAGCTGGACCTGGAGCCCCTGGACAGTACCCAGCTGGACCTGGAGCCCCGGGACAGTACCCAGCTGGACCTGGAGCCCCTGGACAGTACCCAGCTGGACCTGGAGCCCCTGGACAGTACCCAGCTGGGCCTGGAGCCCCGGGACAGTACCCAGCTGGACCTGGAGCCCCAGGACAGTACCCAGCTGGGCCAGGAGCCCCAGGACAGTACCCAGCTGGGCCTGGAGCCCCGGGACAGTACCCAGCTGGACCTGGAGCCCCTGGACAGTACCCAGCTGGACCTGGAGCCCCAGGACAGTACCCAGCTGGACCTGGAGCCCCAGGACAGTACCCAGCTGGGCCAGGAGCTCCGGGGCAATACCCACCCGGGCCTGGAGCCCCTGGACAGTTCCCTGGAGCCCCCATGCAGTACCCGTCTGGACCCTTCCAAACTAGCCCCGGAGCACCAACAGGACCCTACCCCAATGTGCCTTACCCAGGAGCCCAGCCTGGTGGGGGGATGTATGGTCCTGGAGGTCCAGGAGCTGCCTTCCCTGGTGGAGCCTTCCCTCCCATCCCCCCTGGATCATGGGGTCCTCGCGGTGGTGGAGGCTTTCCTTCCCAGCCCGGCCACCCAGGGCCCATGGGACCATACGGGGGGCAAGCAGCTCCAGGAGGCATGCCG AAACAGCACTGCAATAACATTATACTGGTCTGA
- the gmfb gene encoding glia maturation factor beta: MLGAKKKYYCSVLPSSGLDRSIESALQGKKMSESLVVCDVDEDLVKKLREFRFRKETNNAAIIMKIDKDKQLVILDEEHEDISPDDLKDELPERQPRFVVYSYKYEHDDGRVSYPLCFIFSSPVGCKPEQQMMYAGSKNKLVQTVQLTKVFEIRNTEDLTEEWLREKLGFFG, translated from the exons ATGTTGGGGGCGAAAAAAAAatattactgttctgtactgcccTCCTCCGGTCTAGACAGATCAATTGAGTCTGCGCTTCAGGGGAAAAAAATG AGTGAATCACTGGTTGTGTGTGACGTTGATGAAGACCTAGTGAAAAAGCTACGGGAATTCCGCTTCCGGAAGGAGACTAACAATGCTGCTATCATCA TGAAGATTGACAAGGACAAGCAGCTTGTCATCCTTGATGAAGAACATGAG gATATTTCTCCTGATGATCTGAAGGATGAGCTGCCTGAAAGACAGCCCAG ATTTGTGGTGTACAGCTACAAGTACGAACATGACGACGGGAGAGTCTCTTACCCTCTCTGTTTCATCTTCTCCAGTCCAGTGG GATGTAAACCCGAGCAACAGATGATGTACGCCGGAAGCAAAAACAAACTGGTGCAAACTGTCCAGTTGACCAAG GTGTTTGAGATCAGAAACACGGAGGACCTGACAGAGGAATGGCTGAGAGAGAAGCTGGGCTTCTTCGGTTAA